In Thiofilum sp., the genomic window CGATGGCGTGCTAAGTAATCCAAAAACTGGAGCAGCAGAGCCATACTATGTGGACGGTTAGGAAAGAGATGTAAGTCTGAAATAAACCAAGTGCTCATGCAAAATTTAGCTGTTATTAGTCATAGTGGCTAGCATGCGCATAAAGTGATAGGGTCGCAAGCTATTTTATAACCGCTAGTGTCAGCACCACATAATACAATCCATACAGCGCCCAAAGATGCAAAGGATAGAAAAGATAGAAAAAGTATTTATGCTCTTTGCCACGCTGCCCATTGTACAGCGCTAGCGGTAGCGCTGCTAAACCCATCATCCACTGCAAATCTATCGACCAACGTTCTGTAGCGTTCGTTTGCCAATAAAGTCCTAGGCTAAGGACTATTAGCCCCAATAACTGCACCCAACACAACGAGCGCGTGTAGTAAAACCATAAAGCTAAAATTAGAAATAATAATCCGCCCTCGATAAACTGTGGGCTAGGAATAAAATTCAATGCAGTAAGCAAAGGCAAATTGACAGGTTCTTGACCTAATACACTCACCTTAGCCAGATCTAGTAACCAAGGTAGCAGCATAGCTAGGGCACTCAATAGGATTTTCCCCAAAGCTAAGGGGTTAGATCTAGAGTGCTTTAGCAATAAATCAGTAAAGTACATGAACCATAGCCCCATAAAGAGGCTGGCAAAAATATTAGCAAAGAGCGCTTTTTCAGTAGGTAGCCTCCATGCTAGCCACCCACTACCCAGAGCCATTACCCAAGAACCCACTAATAAGCGCCACATATAGCGCTCTGGGCTACGAGTATGAATAAAGCCTTCAACACTTAAAAAGATAAAAATCGGTGCAACTATGCGCCCCAAAGCATTTAAAAGGGTTGGTGCGCCCCATTCCATAAAGAAATAATGCACATGATCACCGACCATGAGCACTACACCTAAGAGCTTGAGTTGATAAGCGTTTAAAGAGCGCACTTAAGCAAATCTACGGTTTTTTAATTGCTGCCATTGAGCGACTACATCAATATCATAATATTGCAAATGCTTGGCATAGAGGGGAATGATTTTACTTTCAAACAGATGAGTATAAGTTAAGCGCGGTAACATACCCCATTCTAGTTCTGTAGTAGACAAAATCGGCTGATACTCGCTTTCGCAATAATATTGCTCTGCCATACGCTCTAAAGCTAGAGGAAATAACTCTTGCAACCAAGCGCGAGCCTCACTCCAAACCTCATCTACCCAAGCCAACGCTAGCCACCCAAAAGTTGAATGGCGTGGCTCATCCTCAATAATACGCTCATAAGCCTGTAAAGGTAGCCGCTCAGTAGTATCCTTACGCATCGCTGCAAATAGAGGTACTGCCGCCGTCTCACCTAAACAATAAAAATTAAGTAAAGCCGCACAGCAGTTTTTACGCGGATCGATAAATGGCGCGGCAAAACTCATTTGTGCACTCGCAGTATCCAAGGGCTGATCAGACCCTAAGCTCACTGCGACTTGATGGCAAACTTCTGCATGTGTGACCTCATCTTGAGCAATAGTTAGAGCTTGGCGAATTAGCTCTAAGGGCGCTCCTAATTGAATCAGCCAATGAGTGAAATGCGCTGTCATAGAGGCTGAAGCATATTCAGCCAATACT contains:
- a CDS encoding TraX family protein translates to MRSLNAYQLKLLGVVLMVGDHVHYFFMEWGAPTLLNALGRIVAPIFIFLSVEGFIHTRSPERYMWRLLVGSWVMALGSGWLAWRLPTEKALFANIFASLFMGLWFMYFTDLLLKHSRSNPLALGKILLSALAMLLPWLLDLAKVSVLGQEPVNLPLLTALNFIPSPQFIEGGLLFLILALWFYYTRSLCWVQLLGLIVLSLGLYWQTNATERWSIDLQWMMGLAALPLALYNGQRGKEHKYFFYLFYPLHLWALYGLYYVVLTLAVIK
- a CDS encoding ferritin-like domain-containing protein; protein product: MQPAEQERLLVFWQHQVLAEYASASMTAHFTHWLIQLGAPLELIRQALTIAQDEVTHAEVCHQVAVSLGSDQPLDTASAQMSFAAPFIDPRKNCCAALLNFYCLGETAAVPLFAAMRKDTTERLPLQAYERIIEDEPRHSTFGWLALAWVDEVWSEARAWLQELFPLALERMAEQYYCESEYQPILSTTELEWGMLPRLTYTHLFESKIIPLYAKHLQYYDIDVVAQWQQLKNRRFA